From Ignavibacterium sp.:
GAAAATTATTCTTCAGCTAAGAAAACAGAAAAATCAAAATAGAGAATTACTGAAGTTTTAACCTCCCATAACTATCAGTAGAATAATATTCATATCAAAAAGAAAAATTACATAATCTGGTTACCTCTGCTTGCAGTAATCTTTTGGGGAGCATCTTTTATCGCAACAAAGTTTTTGCTTGAAGAAGTCTCACCTGAAACTATTATTTCACTTCGCTTAATTCTTGCAATAATTTTACTAACGATTGTTGCACTAATTACCAAATCTGATTTTTCAATAAATCTGAAAAATCATTTAAGAATATTACTACTTGCTGCTGTGGCCGTTTTTCATTTATGGATTCAGATTACAGGATTGAAATACACTACCGCAGCCAACACCGGTTGGATTATCGGTACTGCTCCGATTTTTATTGCTTTACTCGGATTTATCTTTCTTAAAGAAAAACTTAATTCGATAAAAATTTCAGGAATTGTAATTGCTTTTGTGGGACTTTTGCTCTTAGTGGGGAAAGGAAATCCGCTTAACATAGACCTGGTTAAAAATGTTGGTGATCTGCTTGTTTTGTTCAGTTCATTTACCTGGGGAGTTTATTCAATCATAAATAAAAAAATTTCTTTAAACTATTCACCGTTAATGACAATTTTATATCTTTTTATTTTGATGGCACTGATTATAATTCCGTTCAACATAAATAAAAAAGCTGTTGATTCTATCATTCATCTTTCAACAATTGGATGGATAAGTATTTTATTTCTGGGATTATTGTGTTCCGGGGTTGCATATGTAATATGGGCTTATTCACTTCGTGAGATGGAATCGGCAAAAGTTGGTGCGTATCTTTATCTCGAACCATTTGTTACTGTATTGACAGCGTGGTTATTTCTTAAAGAAGAAATCACCGCATTGATGGTATTAAGTGGTCTGTTAATAATTTTTGGTGTTTATCTGGTTAATAAG
This genomic window contains:
- a CDS encoding DMT family transporter, with the translated sequence MWLPLLAVIFWGASFIATKFLLEEVSPETIISLRLILAIILLTIVALITKSDFSINLKNHLRILLLAAVAVFHLWIQITGLKYTTAANTGWIIGTAPIFIALLGFIFLKEKLNSIKISGIVIAFVGLLLLVGKGNPLNIDLVKNVGDLLVLFSSFTWGVYSIINKKISLNYSPLMTILYLFILMALIIIPFNINKKAVDSIIHLSTIGWISILFLGLLCSGVAYVIWAYSLREMESAKVGAYLYLEPFVTVLTAWLFLKEEITALMVLSGLLIIFGVYLVNKE